A single Streptomyces mirabilis DNA region contains:
- a CDS encoding DUF4865 family protein: MHAMQYELTFPAEYDMGIIRARVSRIGHLLDDWEGLGFKTYLMRERGGHGSPVNQYAPFYLWNTVQGMNSFLWGGAFQGLVNDFGRPVVQNWTGLAYEEGGAAGVPAQVAVRRRQPVPESADLAEVMAEAAAEAERLASLDGAVCAAAVVDPRHWELVHFSLWDHDTPKAPGEVFQVLHLSAPGRDSLPRGRQW; the protein is encoded by the coding sequence ATGCACGCGATGCAGTACGAACTGACGTTCCCCGCCGAATACGACATGGGGATCATCCGCGCCCGGGTCTCTCGCATCGGGCACCTCCTCGACGACTGGGAGGGGCTCGGTTTCAAGACGTATCTGATGCGTGAGCGCGGGGGGCACGGCTCGCCGGTCAACCAGTACGCGCCCTTCTACCTCTGGAACACCGTCCAAGGCATGAACTCCTTCCTGTGGGGCGGCGCCTTCCAGGGCCTCGTCAATGACTTCGGGCGGCCGGTGGTGCAGAACTGGACGGGCCTCGCGTACGAGGAGGGCGGCGCCGCCGGTGTACCGGCCCAGGTCGCGGTGCGGCGACGGCAGCCCGTACCGGAGAGCGCCGACCTGGCCGAGGTGATGGCGGAGGCCGCGGCGGAGGCGGAGCGGCTGGCCTCGCTCGACGGCGCGGTGTGCGCGGCCGCCGTCGTCGACCCGCGCCACTGGGAGCTGGTCCACTTCTCTCTCTGGGACCACGACACGCCCAAGGCACCCGGCGAGGTCTTCCAGGTGCTGCATTTGTCGGCGCCCGGGCGCGACTCGCTGCCCCGGGGCCGGCAGTGGTGA
- a CDS encoding TetR/AcrR family transcriptional regulator, which produces MSTPERLIESTRELLWERGYVGTSPKAIQEHAGAGQGSMYHHFKGKPDLALAAIRRTAEELRATAEDVLSTPGSPYERVEAYLRRERDVLRGCPVGRLTMDPDVIASAELRAPVDETIDWLRERLAQIVEEGKEQGQFAPSLDAEEIAATILATIQGGYVLARASGSPAAFDTAVRGLLALLSPTRRDLG; this is translated from the coding sequence ATGAGCACTCCGGAGCGGCTGATCGAGTCCACGCGCGAGCTGTTGTGGGAGCGCGGTTACGTGGGCACCAGTCCCAAGGCGATCCAGGAGCACGCGGGTGCCGGACAGGGCAGCATGTACCACCACTTCAAGGGCAAGCCCGATCTCGCCCTCGCCGCGATCCGACGCACCGCCGAGGAACTGCGGGCTACCGCCGAGGACGTACTGAGCACGCCCGGTTCGCCGTACGAGCGCGTCGAGGCGTATCTGCGCCGGGAGCGAGACGTCCTGCGCGGCTGTCCGGTCGGTCGGCTGACGATGGACCCGGACGTGATCGCCAGCGCGGAGCTGCGCGCCCCCGTCGACGAGACGATCGACTGGCTGCGCGAACGACTGGCCCAAATCGTCGAAGAGGGCAAGGAACAGGGGCAGTTCGCGCCATCGTTGGACGCCGAGGAGATCGCCGCGACGATCCTCGCGACCATCCAGGGTGGCTATGTGCTCGCGCGCGCCTCCGGCTCCCCGGCCGCCTTCGACACGGCCGTCCGCGGACTGCTCGCCCTGCTCTCCCCCACCCGTCGGGACCTCGGCTGA
- a CDS encoding SHOCT domain-containing protein — MQTLANWDGGPGPWILFFPLIWAAVVIGVVTVLRRTVGRGRRGPWRAMGDFGPPRDSRPTADSPIALLGRRFATGEIDEDEYWRRLSVLDEQFGRPGKGGAA, encoded by the coding sequence ATGCAGACTCTGGCGAACTGGGACGGCGGCCCCGGCCCGTGGATCCTGTTCTTCCCGCTGATCTGGGCGGCCGTCGTGATCGGCGTCGTGACGGTCCTGCGCCGCACCGTGGGGCGCGGGCGCCGCGGACCGTGGCGCGCCATGGGTGACTTCGGTCCGCCCCGGGACTCCCGCCCGACGGCCGACTCGCCGATCGCGCTGCTCGGCCGCCGCTTCGCCACCGGCGAGATCGACGAGGACGAGTACTGGCGCCGGCTCTCCGTCCTGGACGAGCAGTTCGGCCGCCCGGGCAAGGGAGGAGCGGCATGA
- a CDS encoding ABC transporter ATP-binding protein, whose product MTTATTTRHAAGVADAVKVYGSGDTAVRALDGVSVGFPAGRFTAIMGPSGSGKSTLMHCAAGLDTLTSGAAFIGDTPLSTLDDRRLTLLRRDRVGFVFQAFNLIPTLTVAENITLPLDLAGTKGSREWIDALVDVVGLRDRLHHRPAELSGGQQQRVAVARAFAGRPDVVFADEPTGNLDSRSGEEVLNLLGRAVRRMDRTVVMVTHDPVAAAHADEVVFLADGRLVDRMESPTADKVLDRMKAFDGKGGRS is encoded by the coding sequence ATGACGACCGCCACCACGACGCGTCATGCCGCGGGTGTCGCCGACGCCGTCAAGGTGTACGGCAGCGGCGACACCGCCGTCAGGGCCCTGGACGGGGTGAGCGTCGGTTTCCCGGCCGGACGCTTCACCGCGATCATGGGCCCCTCGGGCTCCGGCAAGTCCACCCTGATGCACTGCGCGGCGGGCCTGGACACGCTCACCTCGGGCGCCGCGTTCATCGGAGACACCCCATTGAGCACGCTGGACGACCGCCGCCTCACCCTGCTGCGCCGCGACCGTGTCGGCTTCGTCTTCCAGGCGTTCAACCTGATCCCGACGCTGACCGTCGCCGAGAACATCACGCTGCCCCTGGACCTCGCAGGGACGAAGGGCTCCCGCGAGTGGATCGACGCGCTCGTCGACGTCGTCGGCCTGCGCGACCGGCTCCACCACCGCCCCGCCGAACTCTCCGGCGGACAGCAGCAACGCGTCGCCGTGGCCCGGGCGTTCGCCGGCCGACCCGACGTCGTCTTCGCCGACGAACCCACCGGCAACCTCGACTCCCGCTCCGGCGAGGAGGTCCTGAACCTCCTCGGCCGCGCGGTGCGCCGGATGGACCGTACGGTCGTCATGGTCACGCACGACCCGGTGGCGGCCGCACACGCCGACGAGGTCGTCTTCCTTGCCGACGGACGCCTCGTGGACCGGATGGAGTCCCCGACGGCCGACAAGGTCCTCGACCGGATGAAGGCGTTCGACGGCAAAGGAGGGCGGTCGTGA
- a CDS encoding ABC transporter permease: MNASVRLSVSSLRAHKRRFAGTFLAVLLGVAFLAGTLVMGDTLRASFSALFGDATKGTDAVVRSADAITTPGESQGVRQPVDTALVQTVERVPGVAAAAPDIQGAGQLVGSDGKPIGGQGPPTLAGNWITDPKLNPYQLAAGHAPSKSGEVVVNRGAAKKGGLKIGDTTTLRTPDPVKVTIVGLATFGGEDGMAQVTFTGMTQADAEKYLTAKPGEAANIRVRAGPGVGQAELVADLTPVLPRGVEAITGQESARENTDMISSQFLNIFTTFLLVFSGIALLVATFSIHNTFAIVVAQRTRENALLRALGASRRQVTVSSLVEASVVAVTASAAGLAGGIGIAAGLQALFPAIGFPFPQGDLVISGLSMLLPLAVGIVVCLGSALLPAVRAGRTAPLAALRETAVDRSAASRGRAIMGAALAVVAVGATLTGVLVSQSLWLAGLGAVLALAAFVVLGPVVSSAAVRALGAPLDTLRGVTGGLARRNALRNPKRTAATASALMIGVAVVSLFTVFGASLKATMDQTVSRSFAGDVAVSTPSFGAGGSGLSPKLAPAIARQPAVEYAVGLGRGVAQVDGKGRALTVTDPVTLGKVFDLGDVRGSLDHLGTDGIALTRKEADTQHLTTGDTARLTFTDGKRENFTVRAVYGRSELAGDYVITRAVWAPHRTQDSDSLVAVTFKSGVSAADGKAAVKKVAAQYGNPEVQTRDEYAQSSAGGIDMMLTLVYALLALAVLIALLGIANTLTLAIHERTRELGLLRAVGQTRAQLRAMVRWESVLVAAFGTAGGLALGAFLGWVLVEASDGASDSAFAFAIPPVRLVVVALVGLAAGALAGLRPARRAARLDVLRAIATE, encoded by the coding sequence GTGAACGCCTCCGTGCGCCTGAGCGTGTCCTCCCTGCGCGCCCACAAACGCCGCTTCGCCGGTACGTTCCTTGCGGTGCTCCTCGGTGTCGCTTTCCTGGCCGGAACGCTGGTCATGGGCGACACGCTGCGGGCGAGCTTCAGCGCGTTGTTCGGCGACGCCACGAAGGGCACCGACGCGGTCGTCCGCAGCGCCGACGCCATCACGACGCCCGGTGAGAGCCAGGGCGTGCGCCAACCGGTCGACACCGCCCTGGTGCAGACCGTCGAGCGGGTTCCCGGCGTCGCGGCCGCCGCCCCCGACATCCAGGGCGCGGGCCAGCTCGTCGGCAGCGACGGCAAGCCCATCGGCGGCCAGGGCCCGCCCACCCTCGCCGGCAACTGGATCACCGACCCGAAGCTCAACCCGTACCAACTGGCTGCGGGCCACGCCCCGTCGAAGTCCGGTGAGGTCGTCGTCAACCGCGGCGCCGCGAAGAAGGGCGGCTTGAAGATCGGCGACACGACAACTCTGCGCACTCCCGATCCCGTCAAGGTGACGATCGTGGGCCTCGCGACCTTCGGCGGCGAGGACGGCATGGCGCAGGTGACGTTCACCGGGATGACGCAGGCCGACGCCGAGAAGTACCTCACCGCGAAGCCGGGCGAGGCGGCGAACATCCGGGTGCGGGCCGGCCCCGGGGTCGGTCAGGCCGAACTCGTCGCGGACCTGACTCCCGTCCTGCCCAGGGGAGTCGAGGCGATCACCGGCCAGGAGTCGGCACGGGAGAACACCGACATGATCTCCAGCCAGTTCCTGAACATCTTCACCACCTTCCTGCTCGTCTTCTCCGGCATCGCGCTGCTGGTCGCGACCTTCTCCATCCACAACACCTTCGCGATCGTCGTCGCCCAACGCACCCGTGAGAACGCCCTGTTGCGCGCCCTGGGCGCCTCCCGCCGTCAGGTCACCGTCTCGTCCCTGGTCGAGGCGAGCGTGGTCGCGGTGACCGCGTCGGCCGCCGGCCTCGCGGGCGGCATCGGGATCGCTGCCGGGCTGCAGGCGCTGTTCCCGGCCATCGGGTTTCCCTTCCCCCAGGGCGACTTGGTGATCAGCGGCCTGTCCATGCTGCTGCCGCTCGCGGTCGGCATCGTGGTCTGTCTCGGCTCCGCGCTGCTGCCCGCCGTACGAGCCGGACGCACCGCGCCGCTGGCCGCCCTGCGCGAGACGGCCGTCGACCGGTCCGCAGCCTCACGGGGGCGGGCGATCATGGGTGCGGCGCTGGCCGTAGTGGCGGTGGGCGCCACCCTGACCGGCGTACTGGTGAGCCAGTCGCTGTGGCTCGCGGGCCTCGGTGCCGTTCTCGCCCTCGCCGCCTTCGTGGTCCTCGGGCCCGTGGTGTCGTCGGCCGCCGTACGAGCCCTCGGCGCCCCACTCGACACGCTGCGCGGTGTCACCGGCGGCCTGGCCCGGCGCAACGCGCTGCGCAACCCGAAGCGGACCGCCGCCACCGCGAGCGCCCTGATGATCGGCGTCGCCGTCGTCTCGCTGTTCACGGTCTTCGGCGCCTCACTGAAGGCCACCATGGACCAGACGGTCTCCCGGTCCTTCGCGGGTGACGTCGCCGTCAGCACTCCGTCCTTCGGTGCGGGCGGCAGCGGGCTCAGCCCCAAGCTGGCTCCCGCGATCGCGCGGCAGCCGGCCGTCGAGTACGCGGTCGGCCTCGGCCGCGGGGTCGCCCAAGTCGACGGCAAGGGGCGGGCGCTGACCGTCACCGACCCGGTCACACTCGGCAAGGTGTTCGATCTCGGTGACGTACGCGGCTCCCTCGACCACCTGGGCACCGACGGCATCGCGCTCACCCGGAAGGAGGCCGACACACAGCACCTCACGACCGGTGACACCGCCCGGCTCACCTTCACCGACGGCAAACGGGAGAACTTCACGGTCCGCGCGGTCTACGGCCGCTCCGAACTCGCCGGCGACTACGTCATCACCCGCGCCGTCTGGGCCCCGCACCGCACCCAGGACTCCGACTCGCTCGTCGCCGTCACCTTCAAGAGCGGTGTCAGTGCGGCCGACGGCAAGGCGGCGGTCAAGAAGGTCGCCGCGCAGTACGGCAATCCCGAGGTGCAGACCCGCGACGAATACGCGCAGTCCTCGGCCGGCGGCATCGACATGATGCTGACCCTGGTCTACGCGCTGCTCGCACTCGCGGTGCTCATCGCCCTGCTCGGCATCGCCAACACGCTCACCCTCGCGATCCACGAGCGCACCCGTGAACTCGGTCTGCTGCGGGCGGTCGGGCAGACCCGGGCGCAACTGCGCGCCATGGTCCGCTGGGAGTCGGTCCTCGTCGCCGCCTTCGGAACGGCGGGCGGACTCGCCCTCGGTGCCTTCCTGGGCTGGGTGCTCGTCGAGGCCTCCGACGGCGCGTCGGACAGCGCCTTCGCCTTCGCGATCCCGCCCGTGCGGCTCGTCGTGGTGGCGCTCGTGGGCCTCGCGGCGGGAGCCCTCGCGGGACTGCGCCCGGCCCGGCGGGCAGCACGACTGGACGTGCTGCGCGCCATCGCCACCGAATGA
- a CDS encoding ATP-binding protein, with protein MISQPSRHCTVELQALPSRIGQVRRILSAQLRYWHQDPLIDRAALGVTELLTNVHRHAQPDKVCTVEIELLLDRLTVSVHDHDPRLPEVQDVDPTATCGRGLAMIAAVSESWGVRPDGESGKVVWFTLPTTSPAVAEPVLPPYESTRETTRRHAVDPLDPLDERRPEHAPARSAVAG; from the coding sequence GTGATCAGCCAGCCAAGCAGGCATTGCACGGTGGAGCTCCAAGCCCTGCCGTCGCGGATCGGCCAGGTCCGCAGAATCCTTTCTGCGCAGTTGCGCTACTGGCATCAGGACCCCTTGATAGACCGGGCCGCGCTCGGAGTGACCGAGCTGCTGACCAACGTCCACCGGCACGCCCAGCCGGACAAGGTGTGCACCGTGGAGATCGAGCTGCTGCTCGACCGGCTCACGGTCTCGGTGCACGACCACGACCCCCGCCTGCCCGAGGTACAGGACGTGGACCCCACGGCCACCTGCGGACGCGGTCTCGCGATGATCGCCGCGGTGAGCGAGAGCTGGGGCGTGCGTCCGGACGGCGAGTCGGGCAAGGTCGTGTGGTTCACCCTGCCGACGACCTCGCCCGCGGTGGCGGAGCCCGTGCTTCCGCCGTACGAATCGACTCGCGAGACCACGCGCCGACACGCCGTCGACCCGCTCGACCCGCTCGACGAACGCCGGCCCGAACACGCTCCCGCCCGGTCCGCCGTTGCCGGCTGA
- a CDS encoding PLP-dependent cysteine synthase family protein yields the protein MSTPQQIRTGETLDVDHSDARYRTWLKEAVRKVQADANRSADTHLLRFPLPEAWGIDLYLKDESTHPTGSLKHRLARSLFLYGLCNGWIRPGRPVIEASSGSTAVSEAYFAKLIGVPFIAVMPRTTSAEKCRLIEFHGGQCHFVDDSRRMYEESAALAVETGGHYMDQFTYAERATDWRGNNNIAESIFRQLELERFPEPAWIVATAGTGGTSATLARYVHYMQADTRICVADPENSCFFEGWTTGDPDVTCDCGSRIEGIGRPRMEPSFVPGAIDRMMKVPDAASVAAVRALEQAIGRKAGGSTGTGLWSALKIVAEMVTEGRKGSVVTLLCDPGDRYLDKYYSDAWLAEQGLDIAPYTTAIAALLQTGVWPD from the coding sequence GTGAGCACCCCTCAGCAGATCCGGACCGGCGAAACCCTCGACGTCGACCACAGCGACGCGCGGTACCGGACCTGGCTCAAAGAAGCCGTCCGCAAGGTCCAGGCCGACGCGAACCGCTCGGCGGACACCCACCTGCTGCGCTTCCCGCTGCCCGAGGCGTGGGGTATCGATCTCTACCTCAAGGACGAGTCGACCCACCCCACCGGCAGCCTCAAGCACCGCCTCGCCCGCTCACTCTTCCTGTACGGGCTCTGCAATGGCTGGATCCGGCCGGGCCGACCGGTGATCGAGGCGTCCAGCGGCTCGACCGCGGTCTCCGAGGCGTACTTCGCGAAGCTGATCGGCGTGCCCTTCATCGCGGTCATGCCGCGCACCACCAGCGCCGAGAAGTGCCGTCTGATCGAGTTCCACGGCGGGCAGTGCCACTTCGTGGACGACTCCCGCAGGATGTACGAGGAGTCCGCCGCCCTCGCGGTCGAGACCGGCGGCCACTACATGGACCAGTTCACCTACGCGGAACGGGCCACGGACTGGCGCGGCAACAACAACATCGCCGAATCCATCTTCCGCCAGCTGGAGTTGGAGCGTTTCCCGGAGCCCGCGTGGATCGTCGCCACGGCCGGCACCGGCGGCACCTCGGCCACCCTCGCGCGCTACGTCCACTACATGCAGGCCGACACCCGCATCTGCGTCGCCGACCCGGAGAACTCGTGTTTCTTCGAGGGCTGGACCACCGGCGATCCGGACGTCACCTGCGACTGCGGCTCACGTATCGAGGGCATCGGCAGGCCCCGTATGGAGCCGAGCTTCGTGCCGGGCGCGATCGACCGGATGATGAAGGTGCCGGACGCCGCGAGCGTGGCGGCCGTGCGGGCACTGGAACAGGCCATCGGCCGCAAGGCGGGCGGCTCGACCGGCACCGGGCTGTGGAGCGCGCTGAAGATCGTCGCCGAGATGGTCACCGAGGGGCGCAAGGGGAGCGTGGTGACGCTGCTCTGCGACCCGGGGGACCGCTATCTCGACAAGTACTACTCGGACGCGTGGCTGGCCGAACAGGGGCTGGACATCGCGCCCTACACCACGGCGATCGCGGCCCTGCTCCAGACGGGCGTCTGGCCGGACTGA
- a CDS encoding SRPBCC family protein, whose protein sequence is MARRLRPVELDFAATAPLRLVFAREVAAPPEVVFHALAEDVPGWSEWFSAVTLARPTGDGAGREVRLRGGTRFQETVLVAEAPEVYAYRVDVTNAPGPRALLEEWRLAPAGKGTRVQWTFAADGAAPFRLALKLGRAGLGRAFRQAVTALDRRLTSTHA, encoded by the coding sequence ATGGCACGCCGTCTGCGCCCGGTGGAACTCGACTTCGCCGCGACCGCTCCCCTGCGTCTGGTGTTCGCCCGCGAGGTGGCAGCCCCTCCCGAGGTGGTCTTCCACGCGCTGGCCGAGGACGTGCCCGGCTGGAGCGAGTGGTTCTCGGCGGTGACGCTCGCCCGGCCGACCGGGGACGGCGCCGGGCGGGAGGTCCGGCTCCGGGGCGGTACGCGCTTCCAGGAGACGGTCCTCGTGGCCGAGGCCCCCGAGGTGTACGCGTACCGGGTGGACGTCACGAACGCGCCCGGACCCCGGGCCCTGCTCGAGGAGTGGCGGCTGGCTCCGGCCGGGAAGGGCACCCGCGTCCAGTGGACCTTCGCCGCCGACGGCGCGGCCCCGTTCCGGCTGGCCCTGAAGCTGGGCCGGGCGGGTCTTGGCCGCGCGTTCCGCCAGGCGGTGACGGCGCTGGACCGACGGCTGACGTCGACTCACGCGTGA
- a CDS encoding DeoR/GlpR family DNA-binding transcription regulator: MSENQNLLAEQRRALILDEVRRRGGVRVNELTRKLGVSDMTVRRDLDALARQGVVEKVHGGAVPLVEASTHEPGFEAKSGLELTAKEDIARAAAELVAPGTAIALSGGTTTYALAHQLLDVPDLTVVTNSVRVADVFHSAQRLSGQRQGAATVVLTGGVRTPSDSLVGPVADQAIAALHFDVLFLGVHGISVEAGLSTPNLAEAETNRRLVQSARRVVVVADHTKWGTVGLSSFAALDQVDTLVTDAGLPAEARAEVSEHLRRLVVAGEPEDGTDI, from the coding sequence GTGAGTGAGAATCAGAACCTTCTCGCGGAGCAGCGTCGCGCCCTGATTCTCGACGAGGTACGGCGCCGGGGCGGCGTCCGGGTGAACGAGCTGACCCGCAAGCTCGGCGTCTCCGACATGACGGTCCGTCGTGACCTCGACGCGCTCGCCCGCCAGGGCGTGGTGGAGAAGGTGCACGGCGGCGCGGTGCCGCTGGTCGAGGCGAGTACGCACGAGCCGGGTTTCGAGGCCAAGTCGGGTCTGGAGCTGACCGCCAAGGAGGACATCGCGCGGGCCGCCGCCGAGCTGGTCGCGCCGGGCACGGCGATCGCGCTCTCGGGCGGTACGACGACGTACGCGCTGGCCCATCAGCTCCTTGACGTGCCGGACCTGACCGTGGTCACCAACTCGGTGCGGGTCGCCGATGTCTTCCACTCGGCGCAGCGCCTCTCCGGCCAGCGGCAGGGCGCGGCCACGGTCGTGCTGACGGGCGGGGTGCGCACCCCGTCCGACTCGCTGGTCGGCCCCGTGGCCGACCAGGCCATCGCGGCGCTCCACTTCGACGTGCTGTTCCTCGGGGTGCACGGGATATCGGTCGAGGCGGGCCTGTCGACGCCGAACCTGGCGGAGGCCGAGACCAACCGGCGGCTGGTGCAGTCCGCACGGCGGGTCGTCGTGGTCGCCGACCACACCAAGTGGGGCACGGTGGGGCTGAGTTCGTTCGCCGCGCTGGACCAGGTCGACACGCTGGTCACCGACGCCGGGCTGCCGGCCGAGGCGCGGGCGGAGGTCTCCGAGCACCTGCGGCGCCTGGTGGTGGCCGGAGAGCCCGAGGACGGTACAGACATCTGA
- a CDS encoding right-handed parallel beta-helix repeat-containing protein translates to MAQGTVQVTHTGTSRWRRRTGEYASLAAALEAAADGDVLTVAPGTYRENLVVQRAVTLRGPEGSPGSVRIAPVDGVPLTVRASAVVQDLHVEGQDSAAPALLVEEGTPELLDVRIVTRSAAGIEVRGGARPTVRRCTVDNPAGIGIAVLDGGGGVFEECEVVAAGQSGITVRGGAHPRLERCRVHHASGAGLSVTGENSSLEAVGCEVYEVKGSGVQITARAAAHLTDCDVHRTTSDGVTLDTDAVLTLADCRIHDIPENAVDLRSRSVLTLTRTTVRQFGRNGLSVWDPGTRVDANQCEIFDSTGDYPAVWVSDGATAVLESCRVHDVPDALFVLDRGSRVDVVDSDLSQVRNTAVSVSDGATAQLDDCRIRDAATGAWFRDHGSGGTLSGCTVDGTQTGVIVTKGADPTIERCTVDSPAEAGFYVSAGGRGSFHNCRVTGSGGYGFHVIDGCRATLKKCRTERCARGGYEFADGGNTPGGGPVVEDCTSDESAGVRPLAHETAVQTSNPSTSLLGAIPGQRTTEQEPLVTASESEPAQPARTSKVVLGELDGLVGLESVKREVRALTDMIEVGRRRQQAGLKAASARRHLVFTGSPGTGKTTVARLYGEILASLGVLEQGHLIEVSRVDLVGEHIGSTAIRTQEAFDRARGGVLFIDEAYALSPEDSGRDFGREAIDTLVKLMEDHRDAVVVIVAGYTAEMERFLTVNPGVASRFSRTITFSDYLPEELLRIVEQQAEEHEYSLAPGAPEALLKYFTAIPKGPAFGNGRTARQTFEAMVERHAGRVAQLEEPSTDDLTLLYPEDLPELP, encoded by the coding sequence GCGCGGTGACGCTGCGCGGCCCGGAGGGCTCCCCTGGCTCCGTGCGCATCGCGCCGGTGGACGGTGTGCCGCTGACCGTGCGCGCCTCAGCCGTGGTCCAGGACCTGCACGTGGAGGGCCAGGACTCGGCGGCGCCCGCGCTGCTCGTCGAGGAGGGCACCCCGGAGCTCCTCGACGTGCGGATCGTCACGCGCTCCGCAGCCGGCATCGAGGTGCGAGGCGGCGCCCGTCCGACCGTGCGGCGCTGCACGGTCGACAATCCGGCCGGCATCGGCATCGCCGTACTCGACGGCGGCGGTGGCGTGTTCGAGGAGTGCGAGGTCGTCGCGGCCGGACAGTCCGGCATCACGGTCCGCGGTGGCGCGCATCCCCGTCTGGAGCGCTGCCGGGTGCACCACGCCTCCGGCGCGGGCCTGTCGGTGACCGGCGAGAACTCCTCGCTGGAGGCGGTCGGCTGCGAGGTGTACGAGGTCAAGGGCTCCGGTGTGCAGATCACCGCGCGCGCCGCGGCCCATCTCACCGACTGCGATGTGCACCGCACGACGTCGGACGGCGTCACCCTGGACACGGACGCCGTACTCACGCTCGCCGACTGCCGCATCCACGACATCCCGGAGAACGCGGTGGACCTGCGTTCCCGCTCGGTCCTCACCCTGACCCGCACCACCGTCCGGCAGTTCGGGCGCAACGGCCTGTCGGTCTGGGACCCGGGCACACGCGTGGACGCCAACCAGTGCGAGATCTTCGACAGCACGGGCGACTACCCCGCGGTGTGGGTCAGCGACGGCGCGACCGCGGTGCTCGAGTCCTGCCGGGTGCACGACGTGCCCGACGCCCTGTTCGTCCTCGACCGCGGTTCACGCGTGGACGTCGTCGACAGCGACCTCTCCCAAGTGCGCAACACCGCCGTCTCGGTGAGCGACGGCGCGACCGCGCAGCTCGACGACTGCCGCATCCGCGACGCCGCGACGGGCGCCTGGTTCCGTGACCACGGAAGCGGCGGCACCCTGTCCGGCTGCACCGTGGACGGCACCCAGACCGGCGTGATCGTCACCAAGGGCGCCGACCCCACCATCGAGCGCTGCACGGTCGACTCCCCCGCGGAGGCCGGTTTCTACGTGTCGGCGGGTGGCCGCGGCAGCTTCCACAACTGCCGGGTGACGGGCAGCGGGGGCTACGGCTTCCATGTCATCGACGGCTGTCGGGCGACGCTGAAGAAGTGCCGTACGGAGCGCTGCGCACGCGGGGGTTACGAGTTCGCCGACGGCGGCAACACCCCGGGCGGCGGCCCGGTCGTCGAGGACTGCACGAGCGACGAGAGCGCCGGAGTGCGCCCCCTGGCGCACGAGACGGCCGTGCAGACGTCCAACCCGTCCACGAGCCTGCTCGGCGCGATCCCGGGCCAGCGCACCACCGAGCAGGAACCGCTCGTCACCGCCTCGGAGTCCGAGCCCGCGCAGCCGGCCCGTACATCGAAGGTCGTCCTCGGTGAACTCGACGGGCTGGTGGGCCTGGAGAGCGTCAAGCGCGAGGTGCGCGCCCTCACCGACATGATCGAGGTGGGCCGCCGCAGACAGCAGGCGGGCCTCAAGGCGGCCTCCGCCCGCCGCCACCTGGTCTTCACCGGCTCCCCCGGCACCGGCAAGACGACGGTCGCCCGGCTGTACGGGGAGATCCTGGCCTCGCTCGGTGTCCTGGAGCAGGGGCACCTGATCGAGGTGTCCCGCGTCGACCTGGTGGGCGAGCACATCGGCTCCACGGCGATCCGCACCCAGGAGGCGTTCGACCGGGCGCGCGGCGGTGTCCTGTTCATCGACGAGGCGTACGCGCTGTCGCCGGAGGACTCTGGCCGCGACTTCGGCCGTGAGGCCATCGACACGCTCGTGAAGCTGATGGAGGATCACCGGGACGCCGTCGTCGTGATCGTCGCGGGCTACACGGCCGAGATGGAGCGCTTCCTCACCGTCAACCCCGGTGTGGCGTCCCGCTTCTCACGGACCATCACCTTCAGCGACTACCTCCCCGAGGAACTGCTGCGGATCGTGGAGCAGCAGGCCGAGGAGCACGAGTACAGCCTGGCGCCCGGCGCGCCCGAGGCGCTGTTGAAGTACTTCACGGCCATCCCCAAGGGCCCGGCGTTCGGCAACGGCCGCACCGCGCGGCAGACCTTCGAGGCGATGGTCGAGCGGCACGCGGGGCGGGTCGCCCAGCTCGAGGAGCCGAGCACGGACGACCTCACCCTGCTCTATCCGGAGGACCTGCCGGAGCTGCCCTGA